A DNA window from Daucus carota subsp. sativus chromosome 3, DH1 v3.0, whole genome shotgun sequence contains the following coding sequences:
- the LOC135151431 gene encoding uncharacterized protein LOC135151431, with product MPPRRQTRATNPDDNNNNNNPEPTMAQILQILAQQTANLTQQQERQANPQVTFKNFQSVNPPEFKGSADPIEARIWLKEIEKAFMLVKVRDEQKTEFASYYLKEEATYWWESVRAMEGTENVTWDRFKELFLEKYFPQFLQDRMELQFLELKQGDMAVAEYEKKFAELARFVPTYVDTDRKRAKRFQQGLKAWIRGKLAILELDTYAAVVQKAMIAETESEMSQKEKEGKRRKPEHHEGQFQQGRFQNFNPKKGKFQQGRNSTFKKPDVGGSGQGNRPAIGNQPRPPLPECQICGKRHGGICNRLNVVCYKCNQKGHYSRECQNPPARPPMIRDQPARNQPNRAPAAGITCFRCGKPGHMVKDCKVPAPGNPTLRIMGSTPVVPEVPKARTYNMTMRDAVQDADVVAGTLTVNSLCAKVLIDSGATRSFISEDFVHKLNRPIELLNEVMNIELANQERVPVSQVYRNCEVEILGNKFCADLIPFKLGEFDVILGMDWLSKHNAQIDCRNKKVMLKTPNEKTIVFRGQKQVKKFLTMIQTKRLLRQGCEAYIAYVTDQSREFVKFENIPVVNEFPDVFPDELPGLPPDREIEFAIDLAPGTEPVSKAPYRMAPVEMKELATQLQDLLEKGVIRPSVSPWGAPVLFVKKKDGSMRLCIDYRELNKLTIKN from the coding sequence ATGCCTCCTAGAAGACAAACCCGTGCAACCAACCCTGATGAcaacaacaataacaataatccAGAACCTACAATGGCCCAGATTCTACAGATCTTGGCCCAACAGACTGCCAACCTGACTCAGCAGCAGGAAAGGCAGGCTAATCCCCAGGTTACTTTCAAAAACTTTCAGTCTGTTAATCCCCCAGAGTTTAAGGGTTCAGCGGACCCTATCGAGGCTAGGATATGGTTGAAGGAAATTGAAAAGGCATTTATGCTAGTTAAAGTGAGAGATGAGCAGAAGACTGAGTTTGCTAGTTATTATTTGAAGGAAGAGGCCACCTATTGGTGGGAGTCTGTGAGAGCAATGGAAGGGACAGAGAATGTTACTTGGGATAGGTTTAAGGAGTTGTTTTTGGAGAAATACTTTCCTCAATTTCTCCAGGATCGAATGGAGTTACAGTTTTTAGAATTGAAGCAAGGGGACATGGCAGTGGCTGAGTATGAGAAAAAGTTTGCTGAGTTGGCTAGGTTTGTTCCGACCTATGTAGACACTGATAGGAAGAGAGCCAAGAGATTCCAACAAGGTTTAAAGGCATGGATCAGGGGAAAGCTAGCTATATTGGAATTAGATACTTATGCGGCTGTTGTTCAGAAGGCAATGATAGCGGAAACGGAAAGCGAAATGTCTCAGAAAGAGAAAGAGGGAAAGAGGCGTAAGCCAGAGCATCATGAGGGACAGTTTCAACAGGGAAGGTTTCAGAACTTTAAcccgaagaaagggaaatttcagCAGGGGAGAAATtccacttttaagaagccaGATGTAGGTGGTAGTGGACAAGGAAACCGTCCAGCTATTGGAAATCAACCAAGGCCTCCACTGCCGGAGTGCCAGATATGTGGAAAGAGACACGGGGGAATCTGTAATAGATTGAATGTAGTGTGTTATAAGTGTAATCAGAAAGGACACTATTCTAGGGAATGTCAGAACCCACCAGCACGGCCCCCAATGATTCGAGATCAACCAGCAAGGAACCAACCCAATAGGGCTCCAGCAGCTGGGATAACATGTTTTAGGTGTGGAAAACCAGGACACATGGTGAAGGATTGCAAGGTACCAGCTCCAGGTAACCCTACACTTAGAATTATGGGATCCACTCCAGTAGTCCCAGAAGTTCCCAAAGCCAGAACCTACAACATGACTATGAGGGATGCAGTTCAGGATGCCGAtgtggtggcaggtacgcttactgtgaattctttatgtgccaaggttttgattgattctggagctactagatcgttTATTTCTGAAGATTTTGTGCATAAGTTGAATCGTCCTATAGAATTGCTTAATGAGGTCATGAATATAGAATTGGCTAATCAGGAACGTGTCCCTGTTAGCCAAGTTTATAGGAATTGTGAAGTTGAGATCttaggaaataagttttgtgccgacttgatacctttcaagttgggagagtttgatgttattttagggatggattggttatcgaagcataacgctcaaatagattgtcgtAATAAAAAGGTGATGTTAAAAACACCGAATGAGAAGACGATAGTATTTCGAGGGCAGAAACAGGTGAAGAAGTTTTTGACTATGATTCAAACGAAGAGATTGTTGCGTCAAGGTTGTGAAGCTTATATAGCATATGTAACTGATCAGAGTCGAGAATTTGTGAAGTTTGAAAATATTCCTGTAGTAAACGAGTTCCCAGATGTATTTCCAGATGAGTTACCCGGATTGCCTCCAGATAGAGAAATTGAATTTGCCATAGATTTAGCACCTGGAACCGAACCAGTATCTAAAGCCCCATATAGAATGGCACCAGTagaaatgaaagaattggcaacccagttacaagatttgttagagaagggagtgattagacccagtgtatccccgtggggagcaccagtgttgtttgtgaagaagaaggatggtAGTATGAGACTATGTATTGATTATCGGGAACTTAATAAGTTAACCATTAAGAATTGA